GAGACTTCGTACAGCTCTTCCTTGCGCTCCATGAGGTACAGCGCCAGGGCCTTCAGGCGCTGGGCGCGCGTCTGGAAGTCCAGCCGCATCAGTTCGGGAACGCCGCTCTTGCGGGCATAGGTGAGCGCCTCGTCGAAGTCGATCTTTTCCGCGTGGGTGTGGAAGACCAGCTGGTTGTCCAGGGCGCTGTGCAGCGGCTGGTGGGCTTCCTGGCCGTGCCAGCGGCCGGCGATGTAGCTTTGCAGGGTCGAAGGGGTGTGCATTTGCTTGTCTCCTTTACTTTTTCGGTTTGTGCGGCTCGTCGAACACCATTCGCCCGCGCCCAGGCTCTACTTCCGTGAACGCCTCGACCTCGCGCAGCGACTGCATCGACCTCACTGCCAGGTCGTGATACTGCCGCGTCCCGTAACTCTTCCACGCAATCTCGTCGTCCGACACCGCGCGCACCACCTTGGCCGGCGCGCCCAGCACCAGGCTGCGCGGCGGGATCGCCATGCCGGCCTTCACGAAGCTCGCTGCGCCGACGATGGATTCCGCGCCGACCACCGCCTTGTCCATCACCACCGCATTCATGCCGACCATCGCATTGCGCCCGACCCGGCAGCCAT
This window of the Massilia sp. WG5 genome carries:
- the paaY gene encoding phenylacetic acid degradation protein PaaY, which translates into the protein MPVYEIDGIRPVVHPTAYVHPTAVLIGDVIVGPRCYVGPLASLRGDFGRLVLEEGANLQDTCVMHGFPEDDTVVEVDGHIGHGAVLHGCRVGRNAMVGMNAVVMDKAVVGAESIVGAASFVKAGMAIPPRSLVLGAPAKVVRAVSDDEIAWKSYGTRQYHDLAVRSMQSLREVEAFTEVEPGRGRMVFDEPHKPKK